One segment of Scyliorhinus torazame isolate Kashiwa2021f chromosome 14, sScyTor2.1, whole genome shotgun sequence DNA contains the following:
- the LOC140389830 gene encoding uncharacterized protein isoform X3, protein MAKWLKAVARENWMPSPRATLCSDHFTKDCFEERNDRRHLKFSSIPTIFPPPKTKNTSSRRLHKAKTSGGHYKGSSEIQMSHLLPQTDSVETFHQPTEPAKIADLQSTLTAETLNTGRLAQLAAAAVLNLAEFSQVLEVPLKPETESSEVLTLFNCSAETQTCTTGAKVESISSGLITVHSEEQSQDSAAALCSEAFHWTANAPEVLSDTSTTLLGSLDVPTVPTSILPCLFTSTDLTSERVTISEETTWISTEVLIPETEHLSTPVLASEELQCSSETVFSSPDDQDLSGMTFPQDHSYFMSPCPDIIRRTLEKKLAWERKKNEEQRQKFRVLQQKLKRKEQKIDNLTRIINQLREKHDEHEKTEELDQI, encoded by the exons ATGGCAAAATGGCTGAAAGCTGTAGCACGGGAAAACTGGATGCCGTCACCGAGAGCAACTCTCTGTAGTGATCACTTCACAAAAGATTGTTTTGAGGAACGGAATGATAGAAGGCATTTAAAGTTCTCTTCCATTCCAACCATATTTCCACCTCCGAAAACCAAG AATACAAGCTCCCGAAGGCTACATAAGGCAAAAACTTCTGGTGGACATTATAAGGGAAGTTCGGAGATACAAATGTCGCATTTGCTACCACAAACTGATTCAGTTGAAACATTTCATCAACCAACTGAGCCAGCAAAAATCGCAGATTTACAGTCTACATTAACTGCTGAGACTCTGAATACAGGGAGACTAGCTCAACTAGCAGCTGCAGCAGTCCTGAATTTGGCAGAATTTTCTCAAGTATTGGAAGTTCCTCTGAAACCTGAAACAGAGTCTTCAGAAGTCCTCACACTGTTTAACTGCAGTGCAGAAACTCAAACATGCACAACAGGTGCAAAGGTGGAATCCATTTCAAGTGGGTTAATAACTGTTCATTCAGAGGAACAGTCTCAAGATTCAGCTGCAGCTCTGTGTTCAGAAGCCTTCCATTGGACAGCCAATGCACCTGAAGTACTATCGGATACATCTACTACACTCCTGGGTTCATTGGATGTACCGACAGTACCCACTAGTATTTTGCCCTGTTTATTTACATCTACAGATCTAACATCTGAGCGAGTAACAATATCGGAAGAAACTACTTGGATATCTACAGAAGTGCTTATCCCTGAAACAGAGCATCTGTCGACTCCAGTCCTAGCTTCTGAAGAACTGCAATGTTCCTCTGAGACTGTGTTTTCTTCTCCTGATGATCAAGATTTGTCAGGAATGACATTTCCCCAGGATCACAGTTACTTTATGAGTCCTTGCCCAGATATCATCAGGCGAACTCTCGAAAAGAAGCTTGCATGGGAAAGAAAGAAGAATGAAGAACAGAGGCAAAAATTCAGAGTACTCCAACAAAAACTGAAAAGAAAAGAGCAGAAAATTGACAATCTCACTCGAATTATCAACCAGCTGAGAGAAA
- the LOC140389830 gene encoding uncharacterized protein isoform X2 encodes MPVSCSALNCKNRFKKGSGITFHRFPISRPDLMAKWLKAVARENWMPSPRATLCSDHFTKDCFEERNDRRHLKFSSIPTIFPPPKTKNTSSRRLHKAKTSGGHYKGSSEIQMSHLLPQTDSVETFHQPTEPAKIADLQSTLTAETLNTGRLAQLAAAAVLNLAEFSQVLEVPLKPETESSEVLTLFNCSAETQTCTTGAKVESISSGLITVHSEEQSQDSAAALCSEAFHWTANAPEVLSDTSTTLLGSLDVPTVPTSILPCLFTSTDLTSERVTISEETTWISTEVLIPETEHLSTPVLASEELQCSSETVFSSPDDQDLSGMTFPQDHSYFMSPCPDIIRRTLEKKLAWERKKNEEQRQKFRVLQQKLKRKEQKIDNLTRIINQLRERVDLHSHLSHL; translated from the exons GTTTCCTATTTCAAGACCTGACCTCATGGCAAAATGGCTGAAAGCTGTAGCACGGGAAAACTGGATGCCGTCACCGAGAGCAACTCTCTGTAGTGATCACTTCACAAAAGATTGTTTTGAGGAACGGAATGATAGAAGGCATTTAAAGTTCTCTTCCATTCCAACCATATTTCCACCTCCGAAAACCAAG AATACAAGCTCCCGAAGGCTACATAAGGCAAAAACTTCTGGTGGACATTATAAGGGAAGTTCGGAGATACAAATGTCGCATTTGCTACCACAAACTGATTCAGTTGAAACATTTCATCAACCAACTGAGCCAGCAAAAATCGCAGATTTACAGTCTACATTAACTGCTGAGACTCTGAATACAGGGAGACTAGCTCAACTAGCAGCTGCAGCAGTCCTGAATTTGGCAGAATTTTCTCAAGTATTGGAAGTTCCTCTGAAACCTGAAACAGAGTCTTCAGAAGTCCTCACACTGTTTAACTGCAGTGCAGAAACTCAAACATGCACAACAGGTGCAAAGGTGGAATCCATTTCAAGTGGGTTAATAACTGTTCATTCAGAGGAACAGTCTCAAGATTCAGCTGCAGCTCTGTGTTCAGAAGCCTTCCATTGGACAGCCAATGCACCTGAAGTACTATCGGATACATCTACTACACTCCTGGGTTCATTGGATGTACCGACAGTACCCACTAGTATTTTGCCCTGTTTATTTACATCTACAGATCTAACATCTGAGCGAGTAACAATATCGGAAGAAACTACTTGGATATCTACAGAAGTGCTTATCCCTGAAACAGAGCATCTGTCGACTCCAGTCCTAGCTTCTGAAGAACTGCAATGTTCCTCTGAGACTGTGTTTTCTTCTCCTGATGATCAAGATTTGTCAGGAATGACATTTCCCCAGGATCACAGTTACTTTATGAGTCCTTGCCCAGATATCATCAGGCGAACTCTCGAAAAGAAGCTTGCATGGGAAAGAAAGAAGAATGAAGAACAGAGGCAAAAATTCAGAGTACTCCAACAAAAACTGAAAAGAAAAGAGCAGAAAATTGACAATCTCACTCGAATTATCAACCAGCTGAGAGAAA